ATCAGCAGGCGGTTCGGCGAGCCCGTGAACCGCAGCAGCTTCCAGACCGGCTCCGAATAACGCAGGTGGTTCAACGGGTCGGTCGTTCGGAGAAACGACGTGTGCGCGCCGGCGTCCACCTTGTGAAGCATCATGGCCCCGGCGGCCAGCTTGTCGCGGAACCGGGCGAACGACGCCCGTACGTCGTCAAAATGCTCCAAAACCGCTTGGCTGACAAACAGGTCGAAACCGCCGTCCGGCAGGCCGTTCAGACTGAACGCCGAATCGTGAACATAGGCGAACTCGTCCGAAAACCGCCTGTCGGCGAGGCGCTCGCCCACCCGTCGCGCCACCGCCGAACCCGGCAGGTCGTTCAGCCGGTCCAGCAGGGCCAGGTAAAACTCGCGCGGCGTTTTCGAGATCAACCGGTGCTTGTCCACCGCCGTGTAGCTCTTGGCGCCGTGGGCCAGGACGACCAGCCCCGTTCCCAGGTCGAACCCCGGTCCGACCTCCAGCACCCGCCGCCCCTCAAACGGCTCCGCGACGCCGGCAAACTTCACCAGCGCCTCACGCCAGCCCTTGACCACGCCCAACGTGTACTCCACGCTGCGCTCGATCTGCTGGCTGGTAAAGGGACGCGGCGACGTGTAGCCGATCAGACCGCGGCGAACCCGGTTGACCATGCACAGACCCAGGCCCGTGACGTGAAGCAAGTGCTGATTCAACTTCCGCGGCGTCAACGGTCGGCTCATCATCTGCCTTTCCCAGTTCGTTCGTAAATCTCGATCAACCGATGGTAGTGCCGATCCGGGCTGAGATCAACCTCAACCAGTCGCCTCGCCGTTTTGCCCATTCTAGCACACGCGCCCGGGTGGTCAAGCATAAACCGCATCCGGGCCTGGAGTTCCGCGACGTCGCCGGGCGCAAAAGTCAGCCCCGTTTCCCCGTCGCGAACCAGTTCCGGAATCCCGCCGATCGCCGCCGCCACCACCGGCTTGCCCATCGCGAACGACTCGACCACCGCCAGCGGGTTGTTCTCGTACCACTCCGAAGGCAGCACCGTAAACTGGGCCCGGGCCACCCGCTCCCGCAGCCCCACCCCGTTCATGTGCCCCCAGAACCGTATGTGGCCCAAAGAGTAACGGCGCACCCGAGCCTCCAGTTCCGCCCGTCCCGGACCGTCGCCCACCAGGTCCAACTCGACCGACATGTCCCGCACCGCCTCGATCAACGCACCCACACCCTTCTCCGGCGAAAGCCGCCCGAAATAGACGATCCGGCCCGATTCGCCCGCGCTCGGCTCGAACTCGCCCGCGTCGGTGAAATTCGGCAAATACTCAATCGGCCGATCGAACCCCATCTCCCGCAGCTTTTCGATCAAAAACCGGCTCGGCGAAATGAACCGATCCACCAGCCGGTAGACGCCCAACAGCCGGTGGTGCAGGTACATCTCCATCGTGCTCAACAGGCTCTTGACCCGCGAACCCTTGGTGCACCCGGTCAGCACGCACTGATAGTACCGCCCGCCGCGGCAGCGCTCGCACGGCCGCCCGTCGGCCAGCATCGCATAGGAGGCGCAGACAAGCTTGTAGTCGTGAAGCGTCATGACCGTCGGCACGCCCGCCGCCCGCGCCGCATGTATGATCGACGGCGAAAGCTGATGGGCGATATTGTGAAAGTGCACGACGTCCGGCCGGACCCGCTCCAGCATCGCCCGGAAACGCCTTTTGGCTTCGAACGAATAGAGGATGCCCGCCGCCGCCCGAAGCGACGCCATCGGCCCCAGCTTGGCGTGGTAGTCCACCGGCGGAGCGAACAGGTCCTCGTGCGGATACCGCGGATTCTCCGGGCAGTGCATGCCCCAGAAGTCCACCTCGTGCCCGCGCGAGGCCAGCAGACGGCCGGTCTCCAGAACGACCCGCTCCGCGCCGCCTTTCTGATACACGTATTTGTTGACCTGGAGTACCCGCATGGTCCGCTATGACCCTGAAATGGGAGCGACCCGCGTCCCGTGACGCCGCGCCGCTCCGGAAAGAACCAAATCCGTCACCACGATCGCCGAGCCCATCCCCAACACCAGCAGCACCTGCATCAGGAAATTCGCCGGGTTCACCACCGCCGCGAGCACCATCATGATGATGATGCTCGCGAACAGCCCACGCTCGCGAATGAACCGGACGAACAGGCCGTGGTAGAGCGCGCCCATCGCGATCATCCCCAGCACCACGCCCCAGTAGTGGAAATTCAGGTACAGGCTCCCCATCGGCGTGGCCGGCGCGCCGCCGCCGGTGAACGTGAGCCCCAACCGCTCCTTGAGCACATAATCGAAATGCAGCGGCTTGTCCGGGTACAACCCGCGGGGAATCACCACCATCGCGTTCTGAATGTACTCCCAGCCGTACTGGAGTTCGAACCGCCCCAGATCGATCAGACGCACCAACTGCGTGAAGTTCAGATCGTAGACCGCCTGGTAGCGCAGGCAACTGCGGTGCACCACGAAATCGACCACCGACATGTCGTCCAGGTCGAGCCCCTTGATCACGTCGGCCAGTCCGATCAGCCCGAACAGCCCCACCCCCGCCGCCAAAACCAGCATCGGCGAAATCCGCCGATACTTGTTGTAGATCGCGATCGAAAACAGCACGACGTAGAACGCGGTCGCCCGATGGCCCGTCGTCATGAAGATCAACCCGACCACCAACGCGATCAGCACCACGATCCGCAGCCGGCAACGGCCCGTCCGACGAAAATCGCGGGCCGCGAAAAACAACGTCCCCAGCACGGCGAAGAACTCGCCGGTGATCTTGAAAATGCCGCTGCCGATCTCAGCCGACCGGCGCAGCCCCTCGACGTTCGTCCCGGACAGCAATCCCGGCGTCACGCCCGACCACATGCCGTAGTACACCAGCAGCGCCGCACCCGCCGCCAGAAAACCCGCCATCACCGGCCAGTGCAGAATCGTCTGCGTCACCGGAGGCGCGACAACCCGCGGGCCGCCGCGACGGACGATGGCGTACAGCGAAACGCCCGCAAGAAAACTCAACAGACCCAAAACCTGCACGTACATCACGTTCGCGTAAAGCGTGCGGTCCGGCAGCTCCACCCGGATCAGGGCCAGCGACGGCAGGGCGTAATAAAGCGTGAAGAAAACGAACGGAAAAAAGAACGGCGAGAGGAAGTTGAAGTTCCGCCGAATCCACGAAACCGCCGTATACACCGAGAGAACGAGAAAGGGAACGACGAAACTGATCGCCTCCAGCAGCCACGTCAGGCCCTCGTCCTGCCGCATCTGCCCCACCAGCCCCATCACGCCCAGCAGCAGAAGCAGCCACAGCAACCCCAACAGCCAGCCGGAGGCGCGGCCCGTCGCGGCCGCGCCGGCAATCCTGGCGTCGATCGGCTGCATGCCCGGCGTCACACCGCTCATCCTGCTTCGTCTCCCGTTTCCTTCCCGCCAGCGCCGGACAGACTCCCGCTCTCGCCCTCCGCCGTCTCGCGCCGGTGCCTGCCCAATAACGCGCTGAACCGCTGGTCAATCTCGTCGTTCGCCCGGCGCACCGACGCCCGCACGCCAGCCGCCAGCGTCTCACGATCCGCCAACCCCGCTGAGATCACGTCCCAGAGTCTCTCCTCGGTCAGTTCCGCGATATCCAGAATGAACTCCCGCGGTTCGATCATGCTGATGATCCCGAACCCTTTGGGAATCTCGTAGGCGATCGCCACCACCGGCGTGCCCGCCGACAACGCGAAGATGTTGGAGTGGATGCGCGTGCCTACGAAAAGGTCCATCGCCCCATAGAGCCCGCGCAGTTCCACCGTCGTGTAGTCGCCAGACAGCACGACCGGCCGCCCTTGCCGCACACGGCGGGCGATCTCGCGACTCACCGGCAAATCCTCCGCCGCATGCGGCATCAGGAACACCTGCGCCCCGCGCTGGCCGGCCAGACGGTCAATCGTATTGGCCAGAATCGTCAGGTACGCATCGAACCGCCCAGCCCCGTCGCCCTGAAGCGGAAAGTGCCAATGCCTGGCCGTCAGGCCGATCCGAACCGCCGCCGCGCCATCCACTTCGACGCCTTCACGGTTCAATACATCATGCAGTATCCGGTCGTCATCCTGTCCCGTCGGCGACTCCGGCCGCCAGAACGCCAGGTCCGGCAACAACTCGATACGAGCCGGATCAATTCTCAGTTCATCGCGCACACAGCGACGCGAAATCTCCTCGCGCACGACCACCCGCTCAAACCGCCTCATGCACGCGCCCAAAAGCCATCGGGCCGGACGCCCCACCACCGGACCCACCGAGTGGCCCAGGGCGACGATCCGCTTGCCCAGACACAAAGCCAACAAGGACTGGTGCACCATCCGATAGACGAACAGCAACTGCGCCGTCCCGCCGTACGAGTACAGGTAGCTCCCGCCCTTGAGGATCGCCAGATCGGCCGAGCGCAGCGCCTCGAACGCGGGCCGATGACGGCGAGGGATCAGCCGGCCCGCCCGTCCGCCCAACGCCCGCACCGCCGCCAGCACCCACAGCGACACCGCCAGGTTCCACAGCGCCGAGGCCATCGCCGCCGGCCCGCGCCGACCGTCGAACACGCGAGGGAATATCGCCTGATGGTGCGCCACGCCCAACCCTCGGACGTGCTCGAACATCTTCGACGGCCCATCGCCGCCGCCCGCATAGTCCGCGTTCAGGACTTCGATCTCCGCACCCGGGCACGCGCGACGCAGCAGCAGAATCGTATTCTCCAGGATGGCAAGGTCGCCCTTGTTGCTGTCGTCGCTCATGTTCAGGATGGCAAACCGCAACCGTCTCGTTCCTTATCAACCCGTTCCGCCGACGATCCGCCCCTACCGCAACAGGGCCCGCGATCGGCGGCGAATGAACCGAACCAGGTCCCGAAATCCCTTGTGACGAAGCTTGTACGTCGCCCACGACCCCCACGACGCCAGCGGCGACTGACGATATCCCGACAGATCGGCCTCGCCAAGCCAGCGAAGCATCCGCTGCGAGCCCGCGTTCAAACCCTCCAACCGCTCCGGAATGTGGCGCTGAATGTCCTGCCACATGAAAATCTCATCCGTCCCCAGCCGCAACGCCCGTCTCGAGATGCGATCGACCACCACGTCGCCGATTCTTCCGTCGACGTCGAAGTTGCACTGCGCCGGGTCCATCCCTTCCAGCAGCAGACCCGTGATCGTCCGAAGGCATTTCTCGCACTGCCCGCAGTTCAGCGAGCCGTGCTGCGAATAGCAAATCCGCAGGTACTTGAGACACTCGGGGGCGTGGCGCACCAGATGGTGAATCTTGTCCTGCCGGCTTAGTTCGTACGCGTCATGCACCACCCGAACGTCCGCCCAGCCCATCCGCGAATCCACCGCCGGATGCGACCCCCACGGATGCCGGAAATCCGCGGTGTGAGTCGCCGATATGACCATCGTGCCCAGCCCGTGCCGCGTCAGCGGACTCGCCGCGCCCAGCAGCATCATCCCGTGCCCCACGCACCCCCACCACGTCTCCAGCCCGTGCAACCGCTCCAGCGGACGCTCGTTGACCAGCTCCCGCATGTTCGTCCGGACCGTCCGGACCTCCACCCCCTGCTTCTCCGCGAACCCCACAATCCACCGCCGCACCTTCTCCCAGAACACCGCATCCTCAAACGAAATGTCCGCGCCCCAGATCGGAATCAGCGTCGGCTTTCGATCCTGGTGCCGCGAGTAAGAAGCCAACGAATCGAGGCCCGAGCTGAACAACAGGCCCACACCCTCGTTCTCGAACCGGTTCGCCGTCACCCGCTCGGCGTCCAGTGACGCCTCGCCAGAGAACTTCGGAAACCAGCGGCGAAACTGGCCCGCCAACTCGCCCGCCGCCGCCAGAAACCGCTCGTCCACCTCGCCCACGCGAACCGTCGCGCCGGTCGCCCACGCGATCGGCATCACCGTCGAAAGCACGGGAACGTTGAGAATCGAACGCGGCACGTCCGAAATGTCGCACGAGTATTCCGCCACGAACCGCCCGCCCAGGAAGTACCTCCGCAACGGACCCGGCACGTGGATAACCGACTCGAGCCGGTTCCGGCTGACCTGAACGTCGCCGATACGGATATCGTTCTTGGCTATCATCTGAAACTCGGAGACCTCATGGTGATTTATCCACGACGGCTGGGCATGACGCCGGCTGCGGCGACGATACGCGATTATAGAAAACCGCCCGAAGATAGAAAAGCAGAAAAAGCGACGTCAAGCCGCCGGCCAACGCGATCCCGGCCACGCCCAACCGCCACATCAGCAGGTAGTTCATCGCCACCTTCAATACCGTGAACGCCGCCCCGTACGTCACGAACACCGCCGTGAAACGCAGCGACAGCAGCCCCCGCAGGTAAATCCGCCCGATCGTGTTCGGCAGCAGCCCCAGCATCAGGCACGCCATCACCCAGCCGACCAGGCCGAGGCTCTCGCCGTCCAGCGCGCCCCGCCCGTAGGCCAGACGCGCGATCGGCTGGTGCAGCAGCACGAAACCCACCGTCAGCAGCGCCACCATCGGCATCACCACCCGCACGCTCTTGCGCACGTCCTGCCGCAGCCGCTCCGGTCCGTGCTGGCAGTAGTTGATGCTGAAGTGCGACAGCATCGCCACCAGAATCCCGCCCGTCACGAACGTCACCGGAATCATGTACAGCGTGTCCGCGTAGTGAAGGATCGAAACCTGGCTCTCGCCCAGCCACGACGCCATCGCCTTGTCGATGATCGGCTGAAAACCCACCGCCACCATCCCCGTCATCTGCAGCGAACAGTCCTTCACGAAGGCCCCGAACCGCGGCGCGACCCTCAGCGACCATCCCAGCTTCATCAGCCGAAACGCCTTCAGCGCGACCAGCAGAATCAAAAAACGCGACAACTCGCCGATCACGTACCCCCAGACGATCGCGTGGACGCCGAATCGGTCCTTCATCGCGTAGATCACCGCCAGGTTGACCCCCGCCCGGAACATCGGCGAAAGGGCCGCCAGGGCAAAGTGACGGTACGCGTTCAGCACTCCCGCCGTCACGCTGGTCAATACGATCAGAATCACCAGCGGCGCCATCTCCAGCAGCAGGCGGTGGATCAACGCCAACGACGGCGCGTCAAAGTTGGCCACCACCACCAGCACCGGTTTGACCAACAGCAGGAACACCGCCGCCAGCACTGCCATCGCCCCCGCCCCATACACCATGATGTTGCCCACGAACGCGCCCACGTCCTGGCCCTCCTGCCGGGCCTGCACCACGTGAGGCACGATGATCGTCTCGATCACCGGGGCGAACAGCAGCGAGAGGAACAGCACCATCGAGTATGCGAAAAACAACGCGTCCGTCTCGGTCGTCGCCCCGAACCACGCCGCGATGAACAGCGGCACCAGGAACCCCGCCGCCTTCCCCACCGCCGACAGCACGGTCGTCGAAACCGCGTCACGAGCCAGCGGGCTGCCAAGTATTCGAGCCTTCCACGAGGCGAGCCAGGTCATCCGCGATTTCCAGTCCTATGCCTCATCCGATCAACAACCGATCCGCCGCGCCGACCGCCCAACCGCGATCACGCGCTCTTCCTCCTCGAACCGCGATCCTGCGGCGCCCAGGCCAGCACGAACGCCAGCAGCGCCGCGCCGATACCGCCCGCAAAACCGCTCGCCAGCACGTTCTTCTTCAGATTCGGCTTGACCGCACGCTTCAGGTACGCCGCCTCGGCCACCACCTCGATATCCTCGATCGCGTCCTTGTTGATCTCCAGCCGGGCGATCTGCCGCGACGTGTCCTGAATCTTCGCCGGAAGCTCCTTGTCCTTCTTCAGGGCCAGTTTCTCGATCTCCTGTTCGAGTTGCTCGACCGCCGACTCGTTCTCGATCTGGAGTTGCCGCGACTCCTCCGCGAA
This genomic window from Phycisphaerae bacterium contains:
- a CDS encoding glycosyltransferase family 4 protein, producing MRVLQVNKYVYQKGGAERVVLETGRLLASRGHEVDFWGMHCPENPRYPHEDLFAPPVDYHAKLGPMASLRAAAGILYSFEAKRRFRAMLERVRPDVVHFHNIAHQLSPSIIHAARAAGVPTVMTLHDYKLVCASYAMLADGRPCERCRGGRYYQCVLTGCTKGSRVKSLLSTMEMYLHHRLLGVYRLVDRFISPSRFLIEKLREMGFDRPIEYLPNFTDAGEFEPSAGESGRIVYFGRLSPEKGVGALIEAVRDMSVELDLVGDGPGRAELEARVRRYSLGHIRFWGHMNGVGLRERVARAQFTVLPSEWYENNPLAVVESFAMGKPVVAAAIGGIPELVRDGETGLTFAPGDVAELQARMRFMLDHPGACARMGKTARRLVEVDLSPDRHYHRLIEIYERTGKGR
- a CDS encoding class I SAM-dependent methyltransferase; the protein is MSRPLTPRKLNQHLLHVTGLGLCMVNRVRRGLIGYTSPRPFTSQQIERSVEYTLGVVKGWREALVKFAGVAEPFEGRRVLEVGPGFDLGTGLVVLAHGAKSYTAVDKHRLISKTPREFYLALLDRLNDLPGSAVARRVGERLADRRFSDEFAYVHDSAFSLNGLPDGGFDLFVSQAVLEHFDDVRASFARFRDKLAAGAMMLHKVDAGAHTSFLRTTDPLNHLRYSEPVWKLLRFTGSPNRLLMSDYARIMNELDFRDVRTVPSQIMDGDYVRRTRPHLASRFRSFPEDELGVKSFSLFAAKD
- a CDS encoding oligosaccharide repeat unit polymerase gives rise to the protein MSGVTPGMQPIDARIAGAAATGRASGWLLGLLWLLLLLGVMGLVGQMRQDEGLTWLLEAISFVVPFLVLSVYTAVSWIRRNFNFLSPFFFPFVFFTLYYALPSLALIRVELPDRTLYANVMYVQVLGLLSFLAGVSLYAIVRRGGPRVVAPPVTQTILHWPVMAGFLAAGAALLVYYGMWSGVTPGLLSGTNVEGLRRSAEIGSGIFKITGEFFAVLGTLFFAARDFRRTGRCRLRIVVLIALVVGLIFMTTGHRATAFYVVLFSIAIYNKYRRISPMLVLAAGVGLFGLIGLADVIKGLDLDDMSVVDFVVHRSCLRYQAVYDLNFTQLVRLIDLGRFELQYGWEYIQNAMVVIPRGLYPDKPLHFDYVLKERLGLTFTGGGAPATPMGSLYLNFHYWGVVLGMIAMGALYHGLFVRFIRERGLFASIIIMMVLAAVVNPANFLMQVLLVLGMGSAIVVTDLVLSGAARRHGTRVAPISGS